In one window of Microcaecilia unicolor chromosome 9, aMicUni1.1, whole genome shotgun sequence DNA:
- the ETFRF1 gene encoding electron transfer flavoprotein regulatory factor 1 isoform X2 — protein MTTWKLLYLGREYPKGADYFREKLKKAFMKNRDVKDPEKIKELIERGEFVIKELEALYFLKKYRAMKQRYYEDDKDR, from the coding sequence CTTCTTTATCTGGGTAGGGAATATCCAAAAGGTGCAGACTACTTTAGAGAGAAACTGAAGAAGGCCTTCATGAAGAACAGGGATGTTAAAGATCCTGAAAAGATCAAGGAACTAATAGAACGAGGTGAATTTGTTATAAAAGAACTTGAGGCTTTATACTTTCTTAAAAAGTATAGAGCTATGAAGCAGCGTTACTATGAGGATGATAAGGATAGATAA